The following coding sequences lie in one Rutidosis leptorrhynchoides isolate AG116_Rl617_1_P2 chromosome 6, CSIRO_AGI_Rlap_v1, whole genome shotgun sequence genomic window:
- the LOC139851725 gene encoding fe-S cluster assembly factor HCF101, chloroplastic, which translates to MRFLQAPASVYLNSSQCSKPQFTGAKFVDKHILQQSSAINTSLRSDYETTVSHITCRKRRLNSVSATPASLEADASSLLTIEAENDVLKALAQIVDPDFGTDIVSCGFVKDLLVDDVSGEVSFRLELTTPACPIKEVFEKQANEVVAALPWVQNVKVTMSAQPAKQLYSAQLPAGLQTISNIIAVSSCKGGVGKSTVAVNLAYTLAGMGARVGIFDADVYGPSLPTMVSPENRILEMNPEKKTIIPTEYLGVKMVSFGFAGQGRAIMRGPMVSGVINQLLTTTEWGELDYLVIDMPPGTGDIQLTLCQVVPLTAAVIVTTPQKLAFIDVAKGVRMFSKLKVPCVAVVENMCHFDADGKRFYPFGRGSGSQVVEQFGIPNLFDLPIRPTLSASGDSGMPEVVADPQGEVAEIFQNLGVCVVQQCAKIRQQVSTAVMYDKSIKAIKVKVPDSNEEFLLNPATVRRNDRSAQSVDEWTGEQKLQYGDIPEDIEPEEIRPMGNYAVSITWPDGFSQIAPYDQLQSMERLVDVPQPIPA; encoded by the exons ATGCGGTTTCTTCAAGCTCCAGCTTCAGTATATCTAAATTCTTCACAATGCTCAAAGCCTCAATTTACAG GTGCGAAGTTTGTGGATAAACATATTCTTCAACAGTCTTCCGCCATTAATACTTCTCTTCGTTCCGATTACGAAACTACTGTATCACATATCACATGTAGGAAGAGGAGATTGAATTCTGTTTCTGCTACACCTGCTTCTCTTGAAG CTGATGCGTCGAGTTTGTTAACAATTGAAGCTGAAAACGATGTGTTGAAAGCGTTGGCTCAAATTGTTGATCCGGATTTTGGGACCGACATTGTGTCGTGTGGATTCGTGAAGGATTTGCTTGTTGATGACGTTTCGGGAGAG GTTTCGTTTCGATTAGAGCTCACTACACCTGCGTGTCCAATCAAAGAAGTG TTTGAGAAGCAGGCAAATGAGGTGGTAGCAGCTCTTCCATGGGTCCAAAACGTCAAGGTGACAATGTCGGCACAACCTGCAAAGCAGCTTTATTCAGCCCAACTTCCTGCTGGTTTACAGACGATATCAAACATAATTGCAGTTTCAAGTTGCAAG GGAGGAGTGGGAAAATCAACTGTAGCTGTAAATCTGGCTTACACGTTGGCTGGAATGGGTGCTAGAGTTGGTATATTTGACGCTGATGTTTATGGACCTAGTTTGCCGACTATGGTCTCCCCCGAAAATCGAATTCTTGAAATG AACCCAGAAAAGAAGACCATTATTCCAACAGAGTACTTGGGTGTCAAGATGGTATCTTTTGGGTTTGCTGGTCAAGGGCGTGCAATTATGCGTGGTCCAATGGTATCTGGGGTCATCAACCAACTACTAACTACTACCGAGTG GGGAGAGCTTGATTATCTTGTTATTGACATGCCCCCTGGAACCGGTGATATTCAGCTCACTTTATGCCAG GTGGTTCCTCTAACTGCTGCTGTTATAGTAACTACTCCTCAGAAGCTTGCATTCATCGATGTCGCGAAAGGAGTCCGCATGTTCTCAAAGCTGAAA GTACCATGTGTCGCTGTGGTTGAAAACATGTGTCACTTTGATGCCGATGGGAAACGGTTTTACCCATTTGGTAGAGGATCTGGATCGCAG GTTGTGGAACAGTTTGGAATCCCTAACCTGTTCGACCTTCCGATCAGGCCAACT CTATCTGCTTCTGGGGATAGTGGAATGCCGGAAGTAGTAGCTGATCCTCAAGGTGAAGTCGCCGAGATCTTCCAAAACCTAGGAGTTTGTGTGGTACAACAATGTGCGAAAATCCGGCAACAAG TATCGACGGCTGTGATGTATGACAAGTCTATCAAGGCAATCAAGGTGAAGGTGCCTGATTCAAATGAAGAGTTTCTTCTAAATCCCGCAACTGTCAGACGGAATGACCGTTCAGCCCAAAGTGTG GATGAATGGACTGGTGAGCAAAAATTGCAGTACGGCGATATCCCAGAAGACATAGAACCTGAAGAAATCCGACCCATGGGAAACTATGCAGTTTCAATTACATGGCCAGATGGATTTAGCCAG ATTGCTCCCTACGATCAGCTACAATCAATGGAACGGTTGGTTGATGTACCTCAACCCATACCTGCATAA